Proteins from one Pagrus major chromosome 1, Pma_NU_1.0 genomic window:
- the LOC141004216 gene encoding trace amine-associated receptor 13c-like, whose translation MEGLERAELCYPELLNSSCRSLKRPRSEAVFLYTLLSCITVLTVALNLLVIISISHFVQLHTPTNLLLLSLAISDLLVGLLVMPCDMLRFIETCWLLGDLMCTLSYIIGFTLNSASVGNMVLISIDRYVAICHPLQYPNKITRSRVEVCVCVCWACSLLYNGLIVKDHLRWPDRHNSCHEECLVVMNYVSGTIDLVFMFIGPCSVIIVLYMRVFIVAVSQARAMQSHVTVIAGGTVTVTAKKSEKKAARTLGIVILVFLMTFCPFYYPSLAGQDISNSTSYWVIVSWLLFFNSCLNPLIYAFFYPWFRKAIKFIVTLRILEQDSSQANIL comes from the coding sequence ATGGAGGGCCTGGAGCGAGCCGAGCTCTGCTACCCTGAGCTCCTGAACTCGTCCTGCAGGAGTTTAAAGCGTCCTCGCTCTGAGGCCGTCTTCCTCTACACTCTGTTGTCCTGTATCACCGTGCTCACTGTAGCTCTCAACCTGCTGGTTATCATCTCCATCTCCCACTTCGTACAGCTCCACACGCCCACCAACCTGCTCCTGCTCTCCCTGGCCATCTCCGACCTGCTGGTGGGGCTGCTGGTGATGCCGTGTGATATGTTGCGCTTCATAGAAACCTGCTGGCTGCTGGGCGATCTCATGTGCACTCTGTCTTACATTATCGGCTTCACCCTCAACTCAGCCTCTGTGGGGAACATGGTGCTCATATCCATTGACCGCTATGTAGCTATTTGTCATCCTCTGCAGTACCCCAACAAAATCACTCGCAGCagagtggaggtgtgtgtgtgtgtgtgctgggccTGCTCACTCCTCTACAACGGGCTGATTGTAAAGGACCATCTCAGGTGGCCGGACAGACACAACTCCTGCCACGAGGAGTGTTTGGTAGTGATGAACTACGTCTCAGGAACCATCGACCTCGTGTTCATGTTCATCGGTCCGTGTTCAGTCATCATTGTTCTGTACATGAGGGTGTTTATTGTGGCAGTGTCTCAGGCTCGAGCCATGCAGTCTCATGTTACAGTCATTGCAGGCGGTACGGTTACAGTCACTGCAaagaaatcagagaaaaaagCAGCCAGGACTCTGGGTATTGTCATACTGGTGTTTCTGATGACCTTCTGTCCATTTTACTACCCCTCTCTGGCAGGACAGGACATTTCAAACAGTACTTCATACTGGGTCATCGTGTCctggctgttgttttttaactctTGTTTGAACCCTCTCATATACGCATTTTTCTACCCGTGGTTTAGGAAAGCTATTAAGTTCATTGTCACCCTGAGGATACTAGAGCAGGATTCCTCTCAGGCAAATATACTTTAA